One genomic segment of Hevea brasiliensis isolate MT/VB/25A 57/8 chromosome 3, ASM3005281v1, whole genome shotgun sequence includes these proteins:
- the LOC110638673 gene encoding calcium-dependent protein kinase 13, whose product MGNCCRSPAAVAREDVKSNFSGHDHAKKDAGAAKKAPITVLTGVPKENIEEKYLVDRELGRGEFGVTYLCIDRDSRELLACKSISKRKLRTAVDIEDVRREVAIMKHLPKNSSIVSLKEACEDDNAVHLVMELCEGGELFDRIVARGHYTERAAAAVTRTIVEVVQLCHKHGVIHRDLKPENFLFANKKENSPLKAIDFGLSIFFKPGERFSEIVGSPYYMAPEVLKRNYGPEIDIWSAGVILYILLCGVPPFWAESEQGVAQAILRGIIDFKRDPWPNISESAKSLVKQMLEPDPKHRLTAKQVLEHPWLQNAKKAPNVPLGDVVKSRLKQFSMMNRFKRKALRVIADFLSIEEVEDMKEMFRKMDTDNDGIVSIEELKAGLQNFNSQLAESEVQMLIESVNTNGKGTLDYEEFVAVSLHLQRMANDEHLRKAFSYFDKDGNGYIEPDELRDALMEDGADDCTSVANDIFQEVDTDKDGKISYDEFVAMMKTGTDWRKASRHYSRGRFNSLSIKLMKDGSLNLGSE is encoded by the exons ATGGGGAATTGCTGCAGATCTCCGGCTGCCGTCGCCAGAGAAGATGTGAAATCCAACTTTTCTGGTCATGATCACGCCAAGAAAGATGCCGGAGCTGCTAAGAAAGCGCCGATCACTGTCCTCACTGGTGTTCCTAAAGAGAATATTGAAGAGAAGTACCTTGTCGATCGTGAGCTGGGCCGCGGAGAGTTTGGCGTTACTTATCTTTGTATTGACCGTGATTCTAGGGAGTTACTGGCCTGTAAGAGTATCTCCAAGCGGAAACTGAGGACTGCGGTGGATATTGAAGATGTGAGACGTGAAGTGGCGATAATGAAGCACTTGCCTAAAAATTCTAGCATTGTGAGCTTGAAGGAGGCCTGCGAGGATGACAATGCGGTGCATTTGGTAATGGAGTTGTGCGAGGGAGGTGAGCTGTTTGACCGGATTGTGGCCAGAGGACATTATACGGAGAGAGCAGCTGCGGCTGTCACACGGACGATTGTGGAGGTTGTGCAGCTGTGCCACAAGCATGGAGTGATTCATAGGGACTTGAAGCCCGAGAATTTTCTGTTTGCAAATAAGAAGGAGAATTCGCCTTTGAAGGCCATTGATTTTGGCTTGTCTATATTCTTCAAGCCAG GTGAGAGGTTCTCTGAAATTGTTGGAAGTCCATATTACATGGCTCCAGAGGTGCTAAAGCGGAACTATGGGCCAGAAATTGACATATGGAGTGCAGGGGTCATTCTTTACATTTTGTTGTGTGGAGTTCCCCCATTTTGGGCTG AGTCTGAGCAAGGAGTTGCGCAGGCCATTCTTCGTGGGATTATAGACTTCAAACGGGATCCATGGCCAAACATTTCTGAGAGTGCCAAGAGTCTAGTCAAGCAGATGTTGGAGCCAGACCCAAAGCATCGACTAACTGCAAAGCAAGTGCTAG AGCATCCATGGCTCCAAAATGCTAAAAAGGCACCAAATGTTCCTCTTGGTGATGTTGTCAAGTCAAGACTAAAGCAATTTTCAATGATGAACAGATTCAAAAGAAAAGCCCTTAGG GTTATTGCTGATTTCTTGTCCATTGAGGAAGTTGAAGACATGAAAGAGATGTTCAGGAAGATGGATACTGATAATGATGGTATTGTTTCAATTGAAGAATTGAAAGCTGGACTCCAAAATTTTAACTCCCAGCTTGCAGAGTCTGAAGTTCAAATGCTTATTGAATCT GTAAATACTAATGGGAAGGGTACATTAGATTATGAGGAATTTGTTGCTGTTTCCCTTCATCTGCAAAGAATGGCTAATGATGAGCATCTTCGCAaggcattttcctactttgacaaGGATGGCAATGGTTATATTGAACCAGATGAGCTCCGAGATGCCTTGATGGAAGACGGTGCAGATGATTGTACAAGTGTAGCAAATGACATTTTCCAAGAGGTTGATACAGACAAG GATGGGAAGATCAGCTATGATGAATTTGTTGCAATGATGAAAACTGGGACAGATTGGAGGAAGGCTTCCCGTCATTATTCCAGGGGGAGATTTAACAGTCTAAGCATCAAGTTGATGAAGGATGGCTCACTAAACTTGGGGAGTGAGTGA